From the genome of Colwellia psychrerythraea 34H, one region includes:
- a CDS encoding NAD(P)/FAD-dependent oxidoreductase, which produces MNHVSHTGSYYAASANDKVQRSKLTEDITADICVVGSGFTGLSSALHLAEKGFKVVVVEGSRIGFGASGRNGGQLVNSYSRDMDFIERNYGKHVSTEMGQMAFEGSRIIKRLINDYDIKCDLRPGGVFAACNSKQLDEMAEKQKLWAKHGYHETELLSASDIQNHVGTERYVGGLLDKAGGHIHPLNLALGEAAAFEKLGGIIYEDSIVVDIVHGKKAVIKTDSGSVTADFVVVAGNAYLEGLLPKQQKQSMPCGTQIITTEVLPEAMQKQLLPTDVCVEDCNYLLDYFRLSGDGRLIYGGGTTYGAREPSKIESIIIPKMLKTFPQLKDVKIDYAWTGNFLLTLMRLPQFGRINDNVYYAQGYSGHGVTSTHLAGKVIADAITGQAERFDVFAGLPQYPFPGGRLFKTPYTAMGAWYYQMRDKLGI; this is translated from the coding sequence ATGAATCACGTTTCCCACACAGGCTCTTATTATGCGGCAAGTGCTAATGATAAAGTTCAGCGATCAAAGCTGACAGAAGATATTACTGCCGACATTTGCGTTGTTGGTTCTGGTTTTACTGGATTATCAAGCGCATTACATTTGGCTGAAAAAGGCTTCAAAGTGGTGGTTGTTGAAGGCAGTCGCATTGGTTTTGGCGCTTCAGGTCGCAACGGCGGCCAGTTAGTTAATAGTTATAGTCGAGATATGGACTTTATTGAACGTAATTATGGCAAACATGTTAGTACTGAAATGGGACAAATGGCCTTTGAAGGTAGTCGAATAATTAAACGTTTAATTAACGATTACGACATCAAATGTGATTTAAGACCAGGAGGTGTTTTTGCCGCTTGTAACAGCAAACAGCTGGATGAAATGGCTGAAAAGCAAAAACTGTGGGCTAAGCATGGCTACCATGAAACTGAGCTATTAAGTGCAAGTGACATTCAAAATCATGTCGGTACTGAACGTTACGTGGGAGGATTATTAGATAAAGCAGGTGGTCATATTCATCCTCTCAACTTAGCCCTTGGTGAAGCTGCTGCGTTTGAAAAGTTAGGTGGAATAATTTACGAAGACAGTATTGTTGTTGATATTGTTCATGGTAAAAAAGCGGTCATTAAAACAGACTCAGGTAGTGTAACGGCTGATTTTGTTGTTGTAGCTGGTAATGCTTATTTAGAAGGGCTTTTACCTAAGCAACAGAAACAATCAATGCCATGTGGAACGCAAATAATTACCACTGAAGTCTTACCAGAAGCCATGCAAAAGCAATTATTACCGACCGATGTCTGCGTAGAAGATTGTAACTACCTATTAGATTACTTCCGCTTATCAGGCGATGGTCGTCTGATCTACGGTGGTGGCACAACTTATGGGGCGAGAGAGCCTTCTAAAATAGAATCAATTATCATTCCTAAAATGTTAAAAACATTCCCTCAACTCAAAGATGTGAAGATTGATTATGCCTGGACAGGTAACTTTTTACTGACGTTAATGCGATTACCACAATTTGGCCGTATAAATGACAATGTCTATTATGCTCAAGGCTATAGTGGCCATGGTGTAACTTCGACCCACTTAGCCGGTAAAGTTATTGCCGATGCAATTACTGGCCAAGCAGAACGCTTTGATGTATTTGCTGGCTTACCTCAATATCCATTCCCAGGTGGTAGGTTATTTAAAACGCCTTACACCGCGATGGGTGCTTGGTATTACCAGATGAGAGATAAGTTAGGTATCTAA
- a CDS encoding glutamine synthetase family protein has product MIKVGQTTEVENFLSNHPEVEAIDVLISDLVGFARGKRIEKSSLEKIYSSGLNMPATIFSMNVLGETIEECGLGQDIGEPDMVCKPIANTLHMASWHDRPIAQVLMSMFNHDGTPFFADPRNILSNVVRQLAEINLYPVVAVELEFYLLDKNKDNKGNLQAPISPKTGKRDEHTQVYSVDTLNDYSALLDDINRVCIEQNVPADTAVAECAPGQFEINLKHEADPVAACDNAILLKRIIKTVADKHNFDATFMAKPYSNEAGSGMHVHASLLDECGNNVFADEHNDYNETLEHAIGGMLELMPASMPLLCPNVNSYRRFMPGYYVAMAKNWGVDNRTVALRLPRGHKNATRIEHRVSGADANPYLVMAVILASIHHGITNKIKPINPTVGNAFDDDCEALPLKLDRALAELEKDQILTSYLGEEFTKNYHTVKQKELEQFDMHISELEVKWYLSNS; this is encoded by the coding sequence ATGATAAAAGTTGGACAGACAACAGAGGTAGAAAATTTTCTCTCCAATCACCCAGAAGTTGAGGCTATAGATGTCCTCATTTCTGATTTAGTCGGCTTTGCTCGAGGAAAGCGCATTGAAAAAAGTAGTTTAGAAAAAATTTATAGCAGTGGCTTAAATATGCCCGCTACGATATTTTCCATGAATGTACTTGGAGAAACTATTGAAGAGTGTGGGCTCGGGCAAGACATTGGCGAGCCGGATATGGTCTGTAAACCTATTGCGAACACCCTTCATATGGCCTCTTGGCATGATCGCCCAATCGCGCAAGTATTAATGAGCATGTTCAACCACGATGGAACGCCTTTTTTTGCCGACCCACGTAATATCTTAAGTAACGTTGTTAGACAATTAGCAGAAATAAATTTATACCCTGTTGTTGCCGTTGAATTAGAATTTTATCTATTAGATAAAAATAAAGATAACAAAGGAAATTTACAAGCTCCTATCTCACCTAAAACAGGTAAAAGAGATGAACATACTCAAGTTTACTCCGTCGATACTCTGAATGATTACAGTGCATTATTAGACGATATTAATAGAGTATGTATTGAGCAAAATGTACCTGCAGATACCGCAGTAGCTGAGTGTGCGCCTGGACAATTTGAAATAAATTTAAAACATGAAGCCGATCCAGTCGCTGCTTGTGATAATGCAATTTTGTTAAAGCGTATTATCAAAACAGTGGCTGATAAGCATAATTTTGATGCGACCTTTATGGCTAAGCCTTATTCAAATGAAGCCGGTAGTGGTATGCATGTCCACGCCAGTCTTTTAGATGAGTGCGGTAACAATGTCTTTGCTGATGAGCATAATGATTATAATGAAACATTAGAACATGCCATCGGTGGCATGCTTGAACTAATGCCAGCTTCCATGCCGTTGTTATGTCCTAACGTGAATTCTTATCGTCGATTTATGCCAGGGTACTATGTTGCAATGGCAAAAAATTGGGGAGTAGACAACAGAACAGTTGCACTTCGCCTTCCTCGAGGACATAAAAATGCAACGCGTATAGAACATCGAGTTTCTGGCGCTGATGCTAACCCCTATTTAGTGATGGCTGTGATTTTAGCCTCTATTCATCATGGTATAACCAATAAAATCAAACCTATAAATCCTACGGTAGGAAACGCGTTTGATGACGACTGTGAAGCACTGCCATTAAAATTGGATAGAGCACTTGCAGAATTAGAAAAAGATCAAATACTTACAAGCTATTTAGGCGAAGAATTTACTAAAAACTATCACACTGTTAAACAAAAAGAGTTAGAGCAATTTGATATGCATATTAGTGAGCTAGAAGTTAAATGGTACTTATCTAATAGCTAA
- a CDS encoding gamma-glutamyl-gamma-aminobutyrate hydrolase family protein, protein MVSKNQKPVVGITCCSSLNGIHHQQVVGDKYIRALMAGSDVIPVLIPSFGEAMLEILPHLDGIYLTGSYSNMEPHHFGGTELGVDMPRDPNRDTTNLTLLKKAVELKIPVLGICRGFQEMNVALGGTLHQQVFELDNMTEHREDKSVSMDEQYSVSHDLNLSEAGILSSIMDGELIQQVNSLHGQGVDKLADTLKVEGTAPDGLIEAFSLADNASYYLGLQWHPEWKIAENPFYTEIFKSFGDACRKYKGNEAYS, encoded by the coding sequence ATGGTTAGTAAAAATCAGAAGCCTGTTGTCGGCATTACCTGTTGCAGTAGTCTTAACGGGATTCATCATCAACAAGTTGTTGGTGATAAATACATTCGTGCCTTGATGGCCGGTAGTGATGTTATCCCCGTTTTGATTCCTAGTTTTGGTGAAGCTATGTTAGAAATATTACCGCATTTAGATGGTATATATTTAACAGGTAGTTATTCGAATATGGAACCACATCATTTTGGTGGCACTGAATTAGGGGTCGATATGCCACGTGATCCCAATCGAGATACCACTAATTTAACCCTATTAAAAAAAGCAGTAGAGCTAAAAATCCCCGTGTTGGGTATTTGCCGAGGTTTTCAAGAAATGAATGTTGCGCTGGGCGGAACATTACATCAGCAAGTATTTGAACTCGATAATATGACAGAGCATAGAGAAGATAAATCGGTCTCTATGGATGAACAGTACAGTGTGTCTCATGACTTAAACTTATCTGAGGCCGGTATATTATCTTCGATTATGGACGGAGAGTTAATTCAACAAGTTAATTCATTGCATGGTCAAGGCGTTGATAAATTAGCTGACACTCTAAAAGTGGAAGGCACAGCACCTGACGGATTAATTGAAGCATTTTCATTGGCGGATAACGCTAGTTATTATTTAGGGCTGCAGTGGCACCCCGAGTGGAAAATTGCTGAGAACCCTTTTTACACCGAAATATTTAAAAGTTTTGGTGATGCTTGCAGAAAATACAAAGGAAATGAAGCATACAGTTAA
- the puuR gene encoding HTH-type transcriptional regulator PuuR, which yields MDVGKRLKEVREMYGLSQRELAKRVGLTNSTISMIERDAVSPSISSLKKILEGVSLTVTEFFTLEIPTESQVVFKKDTLVDVGSDGVELHLVGTPQPDSKLAFLIERYQPGSSTGKDMITHIGEEAGTVIEGSIEITVAGRSFKLTKGDSYKFSTSLPHKFKNTSKKVCKIISAHTPPSF from the coding sequence ATGGACGTAGGCAAAAGATTAAAAGAAGTTAGAGAAATGTATGGGCTTTCACAACGTGAATTAGCAAAGCGCGTTGGCTTAACAAATAGCACTATATCAATGATAGAAAGAGATGCTGTGAGCCCATCGATTAGTTCGTTAAAGAAAATTTTAGAAGGCGTTTCTCTAACGGTTACTGAGTTTTTTACTTTAGAAATTCCCACTGAATCGCAAGTGGTCTTTAAAAAAGACACCTTAGTTGATGTAGGGAGTGACGGTGTAGAGCTACATTTGGTTGGTACACCACAGCCGGACTCTAAACTTGCATTTTTGATTGAGCGTTATCAACCTGGATCAAGTACTGGTAAAGATATGATCACTCATATTGGTGAAGAAGCAGGTACGGTGATCGAAGGAAGTATTGAGATAACAGTGGCAGGACGTAGTTTTAAGCTAACTAAAGGTGATAGTTACAAATTTTCGACAAGCTTACCGCATAAGTTTAAAAATACATCGAAAAAAGTTTGTAAAATTATTAGTGCGCATACGCCGCCTTCTTTTTAG
- a CDS encoding TorF family putative porin, producing MNKIKLLAATFALTAIAPLVSAEVSVTGTLTSDYVFRGVSQTDSSPAIQASLDYEHESGFFAGVWASNVDFEDDANAEIDFYAGYFGEINDTFSYDVMYNYYTYQGYSSADDSDYGEFLFNAYINSFTLGLGYASDYVNTGDSAQYISAAYDIELPKEYALTLQAGYTMGDAFDDAEYVDYSATVAKTFFDFDFTAAVINTDIDDADNADFRFVLGVSRTF from the coding sequence ATGAATAAAATTAAATTGTTAGCAGCAACATTCGCGCTTACGGCTATAGCTCCACTCGTCTCTGCAGAAGTCAGTGTTACAGGAACATTAACGTCGGATTATGTATTTAGAGGTGTTAGTCAAACAGATAGCTCTCCGGCTATTCAGGCGAGTTTAGATTACGAACATGAAAGTGGATTTTTTGCCGGCGTTTGGGCGTCAAATGTTGACTTCGAAGACGATGCAAATGCAGAAATTGATTTCTACGCGGGTTACTTTGGCGAAATTAATGACACTTTTTCTTATGATGTTATGTATAACTACTACACCTATCAAGGTTACAGTTCAGCAGATGATTCTGATTACGGCGAATTTCTTTTCAATGCTTATATTAACTCATTCACGTTAGGCCTTGGTTATGCTTCTGATTATGTAAATACCGGTGATTCAGCACAGTATATTTCAGCAGCTTATGATATCGAACTTCCTAAAGAGTATGCCTTAACTTTACAAGCTGGCTATACCATGGGTGATGCATTTGACGATGCCGAGTATGTAGATTATAGCGCAACAGTTGCAAAAACATTTTTTGACTTTGATTTTACTGCTGCCGTAATAAATACCGATATTGATGATGCTGACAATGCAGATTTTCGATTTGTTTTAGGTGTTTCACGCACATTTTAA
- a CDS encoding ligand-binding sensor domain-containing protein: protein MRSISLFFNRFMYFIILLVGVFIPAYSNEHPLELTNEYSVELLTEDEGFVSSEIYSIIQDNQDLLWFGTAENGVMRYDSRKITLFEFDSMNSNGLSHNDAGNLMLDRNGRIWIGTWGGGASLYEPKTGNFQHFINDPLRVDSISSNRIQSLFHDQEGTIWLGSYDHGLNRYLGNNNFEHIEKDDKVESGLSHNRIWDIEDNDKQSLWIATSFGLNLYDKNNKTFSHFFPDPDNPTPTGANEIRSILKTSKNKLYVGTQKGPFTFDKQSGLFTPLKTLDDQYLGQVNSMIEDQEGYLWFVSSKGLFRQSNSGPRIEQFVLDNNNGLRIIFEDSSRTIWVTSETHGIYKIVPHRKFKSINSSALTAPNDITVDANGDLLIVSSSSQLFKWQISSQKLEILSAPIFSNENGYGVNRLLEKPIIFLDDNNILWIAQDDGLAKFNLITKQIDLLKYPKSDPSYNEFRELRALNTDKYGNLWIGTYKNGVYRYDPLTKSFNHLDDSFGLSHPEVLEIFKDNAQNIWVGTGDGVNLWDESNKQFISFKSEHNNKDSLLGTIVQDIHQSKDGEIWIATQKGLNLYLPKTNSFKHFSRKNGLPTSLIRAIEDDNSGHLWLTTNKGISKLNPISGKVTNFDSYNGLLGLNYYANSLVKGGNETLFTSSQRGIEFFNTSAIEANNSEFNIILTGFNKMGHSVKLEKPYSYVTDIELSYIDYFFSFEFSVLDFISPSKNLYAYKLEGYDDNWIDIGNRNVASFTNLDGGSYKFLVKATNSSGKWGEKILSINLYVSPPPWKTWWAYSLYALLTLLVVFIFIYFRTRFQQTEIARQKQFVLALEEQVEEKTASLNAKASDLIAANKQLEVLTYQDGLTGLYNRRYFDKQLTTEINRHYRQQQSLSLILCDIDHFKLFNDLYGHQQGDNCLKRVAECIGTNVARMTDANCRYGGEEFAIILPNTSVEHSTLVAERLCFAIENMKILHEKSKTSNFVTLTIGVVTIPPKQKTSVDAIILSADKALYMGKKNGRNKVVRAD from the coding sequence ATGAGATCTATTTCATTGTTTTTTAATCGCTTTATGTATTTTATTATCTTGCTTGTTGGTGTTTTTATTCCAGCTTATAGTAATGAGCATCCTTTAGAGCTTACTAATGAGTACTCTGTAGAGCTGTTAACTGAAGACGAGGGTTTTGTTTCTTCTGAAATATATTCGATCATTCAGGACAACCAAGACTTACTTTGGTTTGGCACTGCCGAAAATGGCGTTATGCGTTATGATAGCCGGAAAATAACCCTCTTTGAATTTGATAGTATGAATTCAAACGGTTTATCTCATAATGATGCTGGCAATCTCATGTTAGATCGTAACGGGAGAATATGGATTGGTACTTGGGGCGGAGGCGCTAGTCTTTATGAACCAAAAACAGGAAACTTTCAGCATTTTATTAACGATCCTCTCCGGGTCGATTCTATCTCATCTAATCGCATACAATCTTTATTTCATGACCAAGAAGGTACTATTTGGTTAGGCTCCTATGATCATGGCTTAAATCGATATCTTGGCAATAACAATTTTGAGCATATTGAGAAAGATGACAAGGTAGAATCTGGTTTATCCCATAATAGAATATGGGATATAGAAGATAATGATAAGCAAAGCTTATGGATTGCGACTAGTTTTGGCTTGAATTTATATGATAAAAATAATAAAACTTTTTCTCATTTTTTCCCTGACCCAGATAACCCTACCCCCACGGGGGCAAATGAAATAAGAAGTATTTTAAAAACTTCAAAAAACAAACTTTATGTCGGTACACAAAAAGGCCCCTTTACTTTCGATAAACAAAGCGGTCTTTTTACCCCTTTAAAAACCCTTGATGATCAATACCTGGGTCAAGTCAATTCTATGATTGAGGATCAAGAAGGTTATCTGTGGTTTGTCTCCAGTAAAGGTTTGTTTCGACAATCAAACTCAGGTCCTCGAATTGAACAATTTGTACTTGATAATAATAACGGCTTGAGAATAATTTTCGAAGACAGTTCGAGAACCATATGGGTTACTAGCGAAACTCACGGTATATATAAAATAGTGCCTCATCGTAAGTTTAAATCGATTAACAGTTCTGCACTAACAGCACCAAATGATATAACCGTTGATGCGAATGGTGATTTGCTAATTGTCTCATCATCATCTCAATTATTTAAATGGCAAATATCCTCACAAAAACTAGAAATACTCTCAGCACCAATCTTTAGCAATGAAAATGGTTATGGGGTAAACCGGCTATTAGAGAAGCCCATAATATTTCTAGATGACAATAATATTTTATGGATTGCACAAGATGATGGTTTAGCAAAATTTAATTTGATAACTAAGCAGATTGATTTATTAAAATATCCAAAATCTGATCCAAGCTATAACGAATTCAGAGAGTTACGAGCGCTCAATACTGATAAATATGGCAACCTTTGGATTGGTACTTATAAAAATGGTGTTTATCGCTACGATCCTTTGACAAAATCTTTTAATCATTTAGACGATTCTTTCGGATTATCTCATCCTGAAGTATTGGAAATATTTAAAGACAATGCACAAAACATCTGGGTTGGTACGGGCGATGGAGTCAACCTTTGGGATGAGAGTAATAAACAGTTTATTTCATTTAAAAGTGAGCATAATAACAAAGATAGTTTATTGGGAACAATAGTTCAGGATATACATCAATCTAAAGATGGAGAGATCTGGATTGCCACCCAAAAAGGCCTCAACTTATACCTGCCTAAAACGAATAGTTTTAAACATTTTAGTAGAAAAAATGGCTTACCTACCTCTTTGATACGTGCAATTGAAGATGATAATAGTGGTCATTTATGGCTGACAACAAATAAAGGTATTTCAAAGCTAAATCCAATATCAGGAAAAGTAACTAACTTTGACAGTTACAATGGCTTATTAGGTTTAAATTACTATGCAAATAGCCTGGTTAAGGGTGGAAATGAAACACTTTTCACTAGTAGCCAAAGAGGCATTGAATTCTTTAACACATCGGCTATTGAAGCTAATAATAGCGAGTTCAATATTATTCTAACGGGGTTCAATAAAATGGGACACTCCGTAAAACTTGAAAAACCTTATTCTTATGTAACTGATATTGAGCTTTCTTATATTGATTACTTTTTTTCTTTTGAATTCTCAGTATTAGATTTCATTTCCCCGAGTAAGAATTTGTATGCTTATAAGTTAGAAGGATATGATGATAATTGGATTGATATTGGTAATCGCAATGTCGCTTCTTTTACAAATTTAGATGGTGGCTCATATAAATTTTTGGTCAAAGCAACGAACAGTAGTGGTAAGTGGGGAGAAAAAATACTCTCTATTAACTTGTATGTCTCGCCACCGCCTTGGAAGACTTGGTGGGCATATAGCTTATATGCACTATTAACACTGCTTGTTGTATTCATTTTTATTTATTTTAGAACACGTTTTCAACAAACAGAAATAGCCAGGCAGAAGCAGTTTGTATTAGCACTTGAAGAACAAGTTGAAGAAAAAACCGCATCCTTAAATGCAAAAGCAAGTGACTTAATCGCTGCAAATAAGCAGTTAGAAGTGCTTACCTATCAAGATGGGTTAACAGGGCTTTATAATCGCCGATACTTTGATAAACAACTGACAACAGAGATAAATAGACATTATCGTCAACAGCAATCATTATCTCTCATCCTTTGCGATATTGATCACTTCAAGCTATTTAACGATCTTTACGGTCATCAGCAAGGTGACAATTGTCTGAAAAGAGTAGCAGAATGTATTGGTACTAACGTAGCAAGAATGACAGATGCCAATTGTCGTTATGGTGGTGAGGAGTTCGCTATTATCCTACCCAATACATCAGTGGAACACTCGACTCTGGTTGCTGAACGTTTATGTTTTGCTATAGAGAACATGAAAATTCTTCATGAAAAATCTAAAACGAGTAACTTTGTCACCTTAACTATAGGGGTTGTTACTATTCCTCCTAAGCAAAAAACATCCGTTGACGCAATTATTTTAAGTGCAGATAAAGCGCTCTATATGGGTAAGAAAAATGGAAGAAATAAGGTTGTCCGAGCTGATTAG
- a CDS encoding GGDEF domain-containing protein has translation MLAASLFFASFVYFLGYYAYKKHNNVALSSAIILYSLYLLMFYLIYSGGVENTGPLWIFIVAPVSVFIHGLKRGLIDIAVFVSIISTLMFMPTDIIAHANYSTEFKLRLLYSFLTVTFLSALYEYSRNKSYQHTLELSKKYQQLAHFDPLTQLSNRRDALGILKQEQARMIRSKEPLSIIICDVDYFKKINDQYGHNAGDAVLIELAKIFTSNIREQDCVARWGGEEFLFILPQTLARNANVFAVKIQEKLQNHLVDYQGKEIKVSVSMGIEQFNGNQNIDEIINSADKYLYQAKNSGRNQIFPKF, from the coding sequence ATTTTAGCTGCGAGTTTATTCTTCGCCTCTTTTGTCTATTTCCTTGGTTATTATGCTTATAAGAAACACAACAATGTCGCATTAAGCTCCGCTATTATTCTCTATTCTCTCTATTTATTAATGTTCTATCTTATTTACTCTGGTGGTGTTGAGAATACAGGACCTTTATGGATATTTATTGTAGCCCCTGTTTCAGTCTTTATTCATGGTTTAAAGCGCGGCTTGATTGATATTGCAGTATTCGTTTCAATCATAAGTACCCTAATGTTTATGCCAACAGATATTATTGCTCATGCTAACTACAGTACTGAATTTAAATTACGCTTACTCTATTCTTTTTTAACCGTTACCTTTCTGTCAGCTTTGTATGAATATTCAAGAAATAAATCTTATCAACACACTTTAGAATTAAGTAAAAAATACCAACAGCTTGCCCACTTCGATCCCTTAACTCAACTTTCGAACCGTCGTGATGCACTCGGTATTTTAAAACAAGAACAAGCGAGAATGATACGTAGTAAAGAACCATTATCCATCATCATATGCGATGTTGATTATTTTAAAAAAATTAATGATCAATATGGTCACAATGCTGGTGATGCAGTGTTGATAGAACTTGCAAAAATATTTACCAGCAATATAAGAGAACAAGATTGTGTCGCTCGCTGGGGTGGGGAAGAGTTTTTATTTATTTTGCCGCAGACACTCGCGAGAAATGCCAATGTTTTTGCTGTAAAAATTCAAGAAAAATTGCAAAACCATTTAGTGGATTACCAAGGTAAAGAAATTAAAGTATCGGTCAGTATGGGTATTGAACAATTCAATGGCAATCAAAACATTGATGAGATAATCAACAGCGCAGACAAATACTTATATCAGGCGAAGAATTCAGGAAGAAATCAAATATTTCCAAAATTTTAA